In a genomic window of Stegostoma tigrinum isolate sSteTig4 chromosome 45, sSteTig4.hap1, whole genome shotgun sequence:
- the LOC132207332 gene encoding probable G-protein coupled receptor 139: MSLRFLIKLKIRWAINDIQKIYYPVLAAFGVPVNVIAITILVWGKCGLSKCVTNYLVAMAAADLLVINFDLILRQIPIAYRAEFLFLHYVPLCNIHAVILYAATDCSVWFTVMFTFDRFVAICCQKLKSRHCTKKTACVVLGTVTVLSCLKNIFWYFMYYHQYWLFNDPWFCKVPQNVITSIAWTIVELMHYIITPLFPFILILLLNTLTVRNILVANRARRRLRGPTTGDSPIDPEMGSRKKSMIMLFIISGNFIVLWVMFIAYSILKRFDWLGYPVPLPTFVREIGFMLQLLSCCTNTFIYAVTQRKFREELKNGIMRPFTNLVKVI, encoded by the exons atgtctcttcGTTTTCTGATCAAGCTGAAGATTCGGTGGGCAATTAATGATATTCAGAAGATCTACTACCCAGTCTTAGCCGCGTTTGGTGTCCCAG TTAACGTGATTGCAATAACGATCCTGGTTTGGGGAAAGTGTGGCCTTTCCAAATGTGTCACTAattacctggtggccatggcagcAGCGGATCTATTGGTCATTAACTTCGATCTGATACTACGACAAATTCCTATTGCGTATCGGGCAGAGTTTCTTTTCCTGCATTATGTTCCCTTGTGCAACATCCATGCTGTTATACTTTATGCTGCCacagactgttctgtctggttcaccgtcatgTTCACCTTTGATCGGTTTGTGGCCATATGCTGCCAAAAGTTGAAAAGTAGACATTGCACCAAGAAAACAGCGTGTGTGGTTTTAGGAACAGTGACGGTGTTGAgttgtttgaaaaacattttctggtatttcatgtatTACCATCAATATTGGCTTTTTAATGATCCATGGTTCTGCAAGGTACCTCAAAATGTAATTACTTCAATTGCCTGGACCATCGTTGAATTGATGCATTACATAATAACGCCAttatttccatttattttgaTTCTACTGTTAAACACTTTGACTGTCAGAAACATTTTAGTAGCCAACAGAGCTCGGAGGAGACTGCGGGGTCCAACGACTGGGGACAGTCCCATAGATCCAGAGATGGGCAGTCGTAAGAAATCCATGATTATGTTATTTATTATTTCGGGCAATTTCATCGTGTTATGGGTGATGTTCATTGCTTATTCCATATTGAAACGATTTGATTGGTTGGGGTATCCAGTTCCTCTCCCAACATTCGTGAGAGAGATTGGCTTCATGCTccagctcctgagttgctgcacgAACACCTTCATTTATGCAGTTACCCAGAGGAAATTCAGAGAAGAGTTAAAGAATGGAATAATGCGTCCCTTCACAAATTTGGTCAAAGTAATTTGA